The Vulpes lagopus strain Blue_001 chromosome 14, ASM1834538v1, whole genome shotgun sequence genome window below encodes:
- the PITPNM2 gene encoding membrane-associated phosphatidylinositol transfer protein 2 isoform X1 produces MIIKEYRIPLPMTVEEYRIAQLYMIQKKSRNETYGEGSGVEILENRPYTDGPGGSGQYTHKVYHVGMHIPSWFRSILPKAALRVVEESWNAYPYTRTRFTCPFVEKFSIDIETFYKTDAGENPNVFSLSPVEKNQLTIDFIDIVKDPVPPNEYKMEEDPKLFHSIKTQRGPLSDNWIEEYKQQVFPIMCAYKLCKVEFRYWGMQSKIERFIHDTGLRKVMVRAHRQAWCWQDEWYGLNMENIRELEKEAQLMLSRKMAQFNEDDEEAAELAKDEASQAQAPGEPPQPSSSSGEPLAGRGLKKQWSTSSKSSRSSKRGASPSRHSISEWRMQSIARDSDESSDDEYFDAHEDLSDSEEIFPKDITKWSSNDLMDKIESPEPEDTQDGLYRQSAPEFRVASSVEQLNIIEDEVSPPLAAPASTIHVLLLVLHGGTILDTGTGDPSSKQGDANTIATVFDTVMRVHYPSALGRLSIRLVPCPPICSDAFALVSNLSPYSHDEGCLSSSQDHIPLAALPLLATSSPQYQEAIATVIQRANLAYGDFIKSQEGMTFSGQICLIGDCVGGILAFDALCYSSQPVSESQSSSRRGSVASVQDTDLLSPGTLVNAAHGTSGSSGLESSRHLSRSNIDIPRSNGVEDPKRQWPRKRSDSSTYELDTIQQHQAFLSSLHASVLRNEPSSRRSSSSTMLDGSGAVGKFDFEIADLFLFGCPLGLVLALRKTVIPTLDVFQLRPACQQVYNLFHPADPSASRLEPLLERRFHALPPFSIPRYQRYPLGDGCSTLLVETVQRNPELVLEGGPLAPLPPGDGFLETSIPVPALTWQDGPRPSPGCAESDALQTHNTVFQEHVAPSSPSAAPTTRGFRRASEISIASQVSGMAESYTASSIAQKAPASLSHTPSVRRLSLLALPSPSPTTPGSHPQAGQESPSLKQAPRLPDLDIREVAAKWWGQKRIDYALYCPDALTAFPTVALPHLFHASYWESTDVVSFLLRQVMRHDNSSILELDGKEVSVFTPSKPREKWQRKRTHVKLRNVTANHRINDAVANEDGPQVLTGRFMYGPLDMVTLTGEKVDVHIMMQPPSGEWLYLDTLVTNSSGRVSYTIPETHRLGVGVYPIKMVVRGDHTFADSYITVLPKGTEFVVFSIDGSFAASVSIMGSDPKVRAGAVDVVRHWQDLGYLIIYVTGRPDMQKQRVVAWLAQHNFPHGVVSFCDGLVHDPLRHKANFLKLLISELHLRVHAAYGSTKDVAVYSSISLSPMQIYIVGRPTKKLQQQCQFITDGYAAHLAQLKYNHRARPARNAATRMALRKGSFGLPGQGDFLRSRNHLLRTISAQPSGPGHRHDRTQSQADGEQRGQRSMSVAAGCWGRTMAGRLEPGAAAGPK; encoded by the exons ATGATCATAAAGGAATATCGGATTCCTCTGCCCATGACCGTGGAGGAGTACCGCATCGCCCAGCTGTACATGATACAG AAGAAGAGCCGTAACGAAACGTATGGCGAAGGCAGTGGCGTAGAGATCTTGGAAAACCGGCCGTACACGGACGGCCCCGGCGGCTCTGGGCAGTACACACACAAGGTGTACCATGTGGGCATGCACATCCCCAGCTGGTTCCGCTCCATCCTGCCCAAGGCAGCCCTGAGGGTGGTTGAGGAATCCTGGAACGCCTACCCCTATACCCGAACCAG GTTCACTTGCCCCTTTGTGGAGAAATTCTCCATTGACATCGAAACTTTTTATAAAACGGATGCTGGAGAAAACCCTAATGTGTTCAGCCTGTCTCCTGTGGAGAAGAACCAGCTGACAATCG ACTTCATCGACATCGTCAAAGACCCTGTGCCCCCCAACGAGTATAAGATGGAAGAAGACCCCAAGCTATTCCATTCGATCAAGACACAGCGGGGGCCCCTGTCTGACAATTGGATTGAGGAGTACAAGCAGCAGGTGTTTCCCATAATGTGTGCCTACAAGCTCTGCAAGGTGGAGTTCCGCTATTGGGGCATGCAGTCCAAGATCGAGAGGTTCATCCATGACACGG GCCTGCGGAAGGTGATGGTGAGGGCCCACCGGCAGGCCTGGTGCTGGCAGGACGAGTGGTACGGGCTCAATATGGAGAACATCcgggagctggagaaagaagcGCAGCTCATGCTGTCCCGCAAGATGGCCCAGTTCAATGAAGATGATGAAGAGGCTGCCGAACTGGCCAAGGACGAAgccagccaggcccaggcccctggggagCCCCCCCAGCCCAGCAGTAGCAGCGGGGAGCCCCTGGCAGGCCGGGGCCTCAAGAAACAGTGGTCTACATCCTCCAAGTCCTCGCGGTCATCTAAGCGGGGAG CCAGCCCTTCCCGCCACAGCATCTCCGAGTGGAGGATGCAGAGTATCGCCCGGGACTCAGACGAGAGCTCAGACGACGAGTACTTCGACGCTCATG aggACCTGTCTGATTCAGAAGAAATATTCCCCAAGGACATCACCAAGTGGAGCTCCAATGACCTCATGGACAAAATTGAAAGTCCTGAGCCGGAGGATACACAGG ACGGTCTATACCGCCAGAGCGCCCCTGAATTCAGGGTGGCTTCCAGTGTGGAGCAGCTGAACATCATTGAG GACGAGGTCAGCCCACCCCTGGCTGCGCCGGCCTCCACAATCCACGTGTTGCTGCTGGTGCTGCATGGAGGGACCATCCTGGACACGGGCACTGGAGACCCCAGCTCCAAGCAGGGCGACGCCAACACCATTGCCACCGTGTTCGACACCGTCATGCGTGTGCATTACCCCAGTGCCCTGGGCCGCCTCTCCATCCGCCTGGTGCCCTGCCCGCCCATCTGCTCCGATGCCTTCGCCCTTGTCTCCAA cctcagcccctaCAGCCACGATGAAGGCTGTCTGTCCAGCAGCCAGGACCACATCCCCctggctgccctgcccctgctggcCACCTCCTCACCCCAGTACCAGGAGGCGATTGCCACAGTGATTCAGCGGGCCAACCTTGCCTACGGGGACTTCATCAAGTCCCAGGAGGGCATGACCTTCAGTGGGCAG aTCTGCCTCATTGGGGACTGTGTGGGAGGCATCCTGGCATTCGATGCCTTATGCTACAGCAGCCAGCCAGTGTCTGAGAGTCAGAGCAGCAGCCGTCGGGGCAGTGTGGCCAGCGTGCAG GACACTGACCTGCTGTCCCCCGGCACCCTGGTCAATGCGGCACATGGCACCAGTGGCAGCAGTGGCCTGGAGAGCAGCCGGCACCTGAGCCGCAGCAACATTGATATTCCCCGAAGCAATGGTGTTGAGGACCCCAAAAGGCAGTGGCCCCGAAAGAGGAGCGACTCATCCACCTATGAGCTGGACACCATCCAACAGCACCAGGCCTTCCTATCCAG CCTCCATGCCAGTGTGCTGAGGAACGAGCCCAGCTCCCGCCGTTCGAGCAGCTCCACCATGCTGGATGGCTCAGGGGCCGTGGGGAAATTTGACTTTGAGATCGCAGATCTTTTCCTCTTTGGGTGCCCGCTGGGGCTGGTCCTGGCCTTGAGGAAGACCGTCATCCCTACCCTTGATG tTTTCCAGCTGCGGCCAGCCTGCCAGCAAGTCTACAACCTCTTCCACCCCGCGGACCCGTCGGCCTCTCGCCTGGAGCCGCTGCTGGAGCGGAGATTCCACGCCCTGCCGCCTTTCAGCATCCCCCGCTACCAGCGCTACCCGCTGGGGGACGGCTGCTCCACGCTGCTGG TCGAGACAGTGCAGAGAAACCCTGAGCTGGTCCTGGAGGGCGGGCCCCtggcccctctccccccaggggACGGCTTCCTGGAAACCAGTATCCCTGTTCCCGCGCTCACCTGGCAAGACGGGCCCCGCCCGAGCCCGGGCTGTGCTGAGT CAGACGCACTCCAGACCCACAACACGGTCTTTCAAGAGCATGTGGCCCCCTCCTCGCCCAGTGCCGCCCCCACCACCCGAGGCTTCCGCCGAGCCAGTGAGATCAGCATTGCCAGCCAGGTGTCGGGCATGGCCGAGAGCTACACAGCATCCAGCATTGCCCAGA AGGCCCCGGCATCACTCAGCCATACCCCCAGCGTCAGGCGCCTGTCTCTGCTcgccctgccctctccctcccccactaccCCAGGCTCCCACCCACAGGCCGGGCAAGAGAGCCCCAGCCTGAAGCAGGCCCCCCGCCTCCCTGACTTGGACATCAGAGAAG TTGCAGCAAAATGGTGGGGTCAGAAGCGGATCGACTATGCCCTGTACTGCCCTGATGCCCTGACGGCCTTCCCCACGGTGGCCCTGCCCCACCTCTTCCACGCCAGCTACTGGGAGTCAACAGATGTGGTCTCCTTCCTGCTGAGACAG GTCATGAGGCATGACAACTCCAGCATCCTGGAGCTGGATGGCAAAGAGGTTTCAGTGTTCACCCCCTCAAAGCCAAGAGAGAAGTGGCAGCGCAAGAGGACCCACGTGAAGCTGAGG AATGTGACCGCCAACCACCGGATCAATGACGCAGTCGCCAACGAGGATGGCCCACAGGTTCTGACGGGCCGATTCATGTATGGGCCCCTGGATATGGTCACTCTGACTGGGGAGAAG GTGGATGTGCACATCATGATGCAGCCACCCTCGGGCGAGTGGCTGTACCTGGACACGTTGGTGACCAACAGCAGTGGGCGGGTCTCCTACACCATCCCCGAGACCCACCGCTTGGGTGTGGGCGTCTACCCCATCAAGATGGTGGTCAG GGGAGACCACACGTTTGCTGACAGCTACATCACCGTGCTGCCCAAGGGCACGGAGTTTGTGGTCTTCAGTATTGATGGCTCCTTTGCCGCCAGCGTGTCCATCATGGGCAGCGACCCCAAAGTGCGGGCTGGGGCTGTGGATGTGGTGCG GCACTGGCAGGACCTGGGCTACCTCATCATCTATGTGACGGGCCGGCCTGACATGCAGAAGCAGCGCGTGGTGGCATGGCTGGCCCAGCACAACTTCCCCCACGGTGTGGTGTCCTTCTGTGATGGCCTGGTGCATGACCCGCTACGGCATAAGGCCAACTTCCTGAAGCTGCTCATCTCTGAG CTGCACCTGCGCGTGCACGCGGCCTACGGCTCCACCAAGGACGTGGCAGTCTACAGCTCCATCAGCCTGTCCCCCATGCAGATCTACATCGTGGGCCGGCCCACCAAGAAGCTGCAGCAGCAGTGCCAG TTCATCACGGATGGCTATGCGGCTCACCTGGCCCAGCTCAAGTACAATCACCGGGCACGGCCGGCCCGCAACGCGGCCACCCGCATGGCACTGCGGAAAGGCAGCTTCGGCCTGCCAGGCCAGGGTGACTTCTTGCGCTCCCGGAACCACCTGCTCCGCACCatctcagcccagcccagcgggCCTGGCCACCGGCATGATCGGACACAGAGCCAGGCAGATGGCGAGCAGCGGGGACAGCGCAGCATGAGTGTGGCAGCTGGCTGCTGGGGCCGCACCATGGCTGGCCGGCTTGAGCCAGGGGCAGCCGCGGGCCCCAAGTAG
- the PITPNM2 gene encoding membrane-associated phosphatidylinositol transfer protein 2 isoform X3, producing the protein MIIKEYRIPLPMTVEEYRIAQLYMIQKKSRNETYGEGSGVEILENRPYTDGPGGSGQYTHKVYHVGMHIPSWFRSILPKAALRVVEESWNAYPYTRTRFTCPFVEKFSIDIETFYKTDAGENPNVFSLSPVEKNQLTIDFIDIVKDPVPPNEYKMEEDPKLFHSIKTQRGPLSDNWIEEYKQQVFPIMCAYKLCKVEFRYWGMQSKIERFIHDTGLRKVMVRAHRQAWCWQDEWYGLNMENIRELEKEAQLMLSRKMAQFNEDDEEAAELAKDEASQAQAPGEPPQPSSSSGEPLAGRGLKKQWSTSSKSSRSSKRGASPSRHSISEWRMQSIARDSDESSDDEYFDAHEDLSDSEEIFPKDITKWSSNDLMDKIESPEPEDTQDGLYRQSAPEFRVASSVEQLNIIEDEVSPPLAAPASTIHVLLLVLHGGTILDTGTGDPSSKQGDANTIATVFDTVMRVHYPSALGRLSIRLVPCPPICSDAFALVSNLSPYSHDEGCLSSSQDHIPLAALPLLATSSPQYQEAIATVIQRANLAYGDFIKSQEGMTFSGQICLIGDCVGGILAFDALCYSSQPVSESQSSSRRGSVASVQDTDLLSPGTLVNAAHGTSGSSGLESSRHLSRSNIDIPRSNGVEDPKRQWPRKRSDSSTYELDTIQQHQAFLSSLHASVLRNEPSSRRSSSSTMLDGSGAVGKFDFEIADLFLFGCPLGLVLALRKTVIPTLDVFQLRPACQQVYNLFHPADPSASRLEPLLERRFHALPPFSIPRYQRYPLGDGCSTLLVETVQRNPELVLEGGPLAPLPPGDGFLETSIPVPALTWQDGPRPSPGCAESDALQTHNTVFQEHVAPSSPSAAPTTRGFRRASEISIASQVSGMAESYTASSIAQIAAKWWGQKRIDYALYCPDALTAFPTVALPHLFHASYWESTDVVSFLLRQVMRHDNSSILELDGKEVSVFTPSKPREKWQRKRTHVKLRNVTANHRINDAVANEDGPQVLTGRFMYGPLDMVTLTGEKVDVHIMMQPPSGEWLYLDTLVTNSSGRVSYTIPETHRLGVGVYPIKMVVRGDHTFADSYITVLPKGTEFVVFSIDGSFAASVSIMGSDPKVRAGAVDVVRHWQDLGYLIIYVTGRPDMQKQRVVAWLAQHNFPHGVVSFCDGLVHDPLRHKANFLKLLISELHLRVHAAYGSTKDVAVYSSISLSPMQIYIVGRPTKKLQQQCQFITDGYAAHLAQLKYNHRARPARNAATRMALRKGSFGLPGQGDFLRSRNHLLRTISAQPSGPGHRHDRTQSQADGEQRGQRSMSVAAGCWGRTMAGRLEPGAAAGPK; encoded by the exons ATGATCATAAAGGAATATCGGATTCCTCTGCCCATGACCGTGGAGGAGTACCGCATCGCCCAGCTGTACATGATACAG AAGAAGAGCCGTAACGAAACGTATGGCGAAGGCAGTGGCGTAGAGATCTTGGAAAACCGGCCGTACACGGACGGCCCCGGCGGCTCTGGGCAGTACACACACAAGGTGTACCATGTGGGCATGCACATCCCCAGCTGGTTCCGCTCCATCCTGCCCAAGGCAGCCCTGAGGGTGGTTGAGGAATCCTGGAACGCCTACCCCTATACCCGAACCAG GTTCACTTGCCCCTTTGTGGAGAAATTCTCCATTGACATCGAAACTTTTTATAAAACGGATGCTGGAGAAAACCCTAATGTGTTCAGCCTGTCTCCTGTGGAGAAGAACCAGCTGACAATCG ACTTCATCGACATCGTCAAAGACCCTGTGCCCCCCAACGAGTATAAGATGGAAGAAGACCCCAAGCTATTCCATTCGATCAAGACACAGCGGGGGCCCCTGTCTGACAATTGGATTGAGGAGTACAAGCAGCAGGTGTTTCCCATAATGTGTGCCTACAAGCTCTGCAAGGTGGAGTTCCGCTATTGGGGCATGCAGTCCAAGATCGAGAGGTTCATCCATGACACGG GCCTGCGGAAGGTGATGGTGAGGGCCCACCGGCAGGCCTGGTGCTGGCAGGACGAGTGGTACGGGCTCAATATGGAGAACATCcgggagctggagaaagaagcGCAGCTCATGCTGTCCCGCAAGATGGCCCAGTTCAATGAAGATGATGAAGAGGCTGCCGAACTGGCCAAGGACGAAgccagccaggcccaggcccctggggagCCCCCCCAGCCCAGCAGTAGCAGCGGGGAGCCCCTGGCAGGCCGGGGCCTCAAGAAACAGTGGTCTACATCCTCCAAGTCCTCGCGGTCATCTAAGCGGGGAG CCAGCCCTTCCCGCCACAGCATCTCCGAGTGGAGGATGCAGAGTATCGCCCGGGACTCAGACGAGAGCTCAGACGACGAGTACTTCGACGCTCATG aggACCTGTCTGATTCAGAAGAAATATTCCCCAAGGACATCACCAAGTGGAGCTCCAATGACCTCATGGACAAAATTGAAAGTCCTGAGCCGGAGGATACACAGG ACGGTCTATACCGCCAGAGCGCCCCTGAATTCAGGGTGGCTTCCAGTGTGGAGCAGCTGAACATCATTGAG GACGAGGTCAGCCCACCCCTGGCTGCGCCGGCCTCCACAATCCACGTGTTGCTGCTGGTGCTGCATGGAGGGACCATCCTGGACACGGGCACTGGAGACCCCAGCTCCAAGCAGGGCGACGCCAACACCATTGCCACCGTGTTCGACACCGTCATGCGTGTGCATTACCCCAGTGCCCTGGGCCGCCTCTCCATCCGCCTGGTGCCCTGCCCGCCCATCTGCTCCGATGCCTTCGCCCTTGTCTCCAA cctcagcccctaCAGCCACGATGAAGGCTGTCTGTCCAGCAGCCAGGACCACATCCCCctggctgccctgcccctgctggcCACCTCCTCACCCCAGTACCAGGAGGCGATTGCCACAGTGATTCAGCGGGCCAACCTTGCCTACGGGGACTTCATCAAGTCCCAGGAGGGCATGACCTTCAGTGGGCAG aTCTGCCTCATTGGGGACTGTGTGGGAGGCATCCTGGCATTCGATGCCTTATGCTACAGCAGCCAGCCAGTGTCTGAGAGTCAGAGCAGCAGCCGTCGGGGCAGTGTGGCCAGCGTGCAG GACACTGACCTGCTGTCCCCCGGCACCCTGGTCAATGCGGCACATGGCACCAGTGGCAGCAGTGGCCTGGAGAGCAGCCGGCACCTGAGCCGCAGCAACATTGATATTCCCCGAAGCAATGGTGTTGAGGACCCCAAAAGGCAGTGGCCCCGAAAGAGGAGCGACTCATCCACCTATGAGCTGGACACCATCCAACAGCACCAGGCCTTCCTATCCAG CCTCCATGCCAGTGTGCTGAGGAACGAGCCCAGCTCCCGCCGTTCGAGCAGCTCCACCATGCTGGATGGCTCAGGGGCCGTGGGGAAATTTGACTTTGAGATCGCAGATCTTTTCCTCTTTGGGTGCCCGCTGGGGCTGGTCCTGGCCTTGAGGAAGACCGTCATCCCTACCCTTGATG tTTTCCAGCTGCGGCCAGCCTGCCAGCAAGTCTACAACCTCTTCCACCCCGCGGACCCGTCGGCCTCTCGCCTGGAGCCGCTGCTGGAGCGGAGATTCCACGCCCTGCCGCCTTTCAGCATCCCCCGCTACCAGCGCTACCCGCTGGGGGACGGCTGCTCCACGCTGCTGG TCGAGACAGTGCAGAGAAACCCTGAGCTGGTCCTGGAGGGCGGGCCCCtggcccctctccccccaggggACGGCTTCCTGGAAACCAGTATCCCTGTTCCCGCGCTCACCTGGCAAGACGGGCCCCGCCCGAGCCCGGGCTGTGCTGAGT CAGACGCACTCCAGACCCACAACACGGTCTTTCAAGAGCATGTGGCCCCCTCCTCGCCCAGTGCCGCCCCCACCACCCGAGGCTTCCGCCGAGCCAGTGAGATCAGCATTGCCAGCCAGGTGTCGGGCATGGCCGAGAGCTACACAGCATCCAGCATTGCCCAGA TTGCAGCAAAATGGTGGGGTCAGAAGCGGATCGACTATGCCCTGTACTGCCCTGATGCCCTGACGGCCTTCCCCACGGTGGCCCTGCCCCACCTCTTCCACGCCAGCTACTGGGAGTCAACAGATGTGGTCTCCTTCCTGCTGAGACAG GTCATGAGGCATGACAACTCCAGCATCCTGGAGCTGGATGGCAAAGAGGTTTCAGTGTTCACCCCCTCAAAGCCAAGAGAGAAGTGGCAGCGCAAGAGGACCCACGTGAAGCTGAGG AATGTGACCGCCAACCACCGGATCAATGACGCAGTCGCCAACGAGGATGGCCCACAGGTTCTGACGGGCCGATTCATGTATGGGCCCCTGGATATGGTCACTCTGACTGGGGAGAAG GTGGATGTGCACATCATGATGCAGCCACCCTCGGGCGAGTGGCTGTACCTGGACACGTTGGTGACCAACAGCAGTGGGCGGGTCTCCTACACCATCCCCGAGACCCACCGCTTGGGTGTGGGCGTCTACCCCATCAAGATGGTGGTCAG GGGAGACCACACGTTTGCTGACAGCTACATCACCGTGCTGCCCAAGGGCACGGAGTTTGTGGTCTTCAGTATTGATGGCTCCTTTGCCGCCAGCGTGTCCATCATGGGCAGCGACCCCAAAGTGCGGGCTGGGGCTGTGGATGTGGTGCG GCACTGGCAGGACCTGGGCTACCTCATCATCTATGTGACGGGCCGGCCTGACATGCAGAAGCAGCGCGTGGTGGCATGGCTGGCCCAGCACAACTTCCCCCACGGTGTGGTGTCCTTCTGTGATGGCCTGGTGCATGACCCGCTACGGCATAAGGCCAACTTCCTGAAGCTGCTCATCTCTGAG CTGCACCTGCGCGTGCACGCGGCCTACGGCTCCACCAAGGACGTGGCAGTCTACAGCTCCATCAGCCTGTCCCCCATGCAGATCTACATCGTGGGCCGGCCCACCAAGAAGCTGCAGCAGCAGTGCCAG TTCATCACGGATGGCTATGCGGCTCACCTGGCCCAGCTCAAGTACAATCACCGGGCACGGCCGGCCCGCAACGCGGCCACCCGCATGGCACTGCGGAAAGGCAGCTTCGGCCTGCCAGGCCAGGGTGACTTCTTGCGCTCCCGGAACCACCTGCTCCGCACCatctcagcccagcccagcgggCCTGGCCACCGGCATGATCGGACACAGAGCCAGGCAGATGGCGAGCAGCGGGGACAGCGCAGCATGAGTGTGGCAGCTGGCTGCTGGGGCCGCACCATGGCTGGCCGGCTTGAGCCAGGGGCAGCCGCGGGCCCCAAGTAG